Proteins from a genomic interval of Pseudomonas silesiensis:
- a CDS encoding choline sulfate utilization transcriptional regulator, which translates to MYDALGDLSLDLLRAFEAAARQRSFTAAAVELGTTQPAISQQIKRLEDQLGTRLFDRIYRGIELTEAGSILFQQVQAGLQNIDAGLSAISAQHQHEVLQVATDFAFAAYWLMPRLHRFHAANPQVDVSLVTSERSLNMLRTDIDVAVLFGDGRFKQGESHWLFSEEVFPVCSPLLLKERPLPLPVQTLLEFPLLHLRGENSSNWFDWSGVFRELGISSAPAPGQLRFDNYTLLIQAAIGGQGVAIGWRHLVDNLLAQGLLCRPIAETVISRLGYYVVLPQRKRRGPLIQQFVDWLMAEQACSAQSLNGLPLPSIAV; encoded by the coding sequence ATGTATGACGCCCTTGGTGATTTGTCTCTGGATTTGCTGCGCGCGTTCGAGGCCGCAGCCAGGCAGCGTAGCTTCACTGCGGCGGCGGTGGAACTTGGCACTACGCAGCCGGCCATCAGCCAACAGATCAAACGGTTGGAAGACCAGCTTGGGACGCGACTGTTTGATCGGATTTATCGCGGCATTGAATTGACCGAGGCCGGGTCGATTCTTTTTCAGCAAGTTCAGGCAGGTTTGCAGAATATAGACGCTGGATTGAGCGCGATCAGCGCACAGCATCAGCACGAGGTGTTGCAGGTGGCCACCGATTTTGCTTTCGCCGCCTATTGGCTGATGCCGCGATTGCATCGATTTCACGCCGCCAACCCTCAGGTGGATGTCAGCCTGGTTACCAGCGAACGCAGCCTCAACATGCTGCGCACCGATATCGATGTGGCCGTGTTGTTCGGGGATGGCCGCTTCAAACAGGGTGAAAGCCATTGGCTGTTCAGCGAGGAAGTGTTTCCAGTGTGCAGTCCGCTGCTATTGAAGGAACGCCCCTTGCCCTTGCCGGTTCAGACGTTGCTGGAATTCCCTCTGCTGCACCTGCGTGGTGAAAACAGCAGCAATTGGTTCGACTGGAGCGGCGTATTTCGCGAGCTGGGTATCTCGTCGGCGCCAGCACCGGGGCAATTGCGTTTCGACAACTACACCTTGTTGATTCAAGCGGCGATTGGCGGGCAAGGCGTGGCGATCGGGTGGCGGCACCTTGTGGATAACTTGCTGGCGCAAGGGTTATTGTGCCGGCCGATTGCCGAGACGGTGATTTCCAGGTTGGGTTATTACGTGGTTCTGCCCCAGCGCAAACGGCGTGGGCCGCTGATTCAACAATTCGTGGACTGGTTGATGGCCGAGCAGGCCTGCAGTGCACAATCACTTAACGGCTTGCCTCTACCGTCGATTGCCGTGTGA
- a CDS encoding NAD(P)-dependent oxidoreductase, producing MKNAETPVVKVVLYGAMSSLGSALMAEMLRRQHEVIAILDDLTALAPRPGLRAKTGDLFDAERVKQSVAGSSAVICLLDAPGLPFNSEHVEKTIVPGPVEQVLAVDALIAGMQAAGIARLFLVGDFEVLDDPEIEDQLERHAAEEIREALQSSALHWTLVNAPRGVPGLTIEHFSQVSSSLEPGLAEPLTRLNRVAVGIADELHLNLHIGEHVNFIATSEP from the coding sequence ATGAAAAATGCCGAGACCCCCGTTGTGAAAGTGGTGCTTTATGGTGCCATGAGTAGCCTGGGCAGTGCGCTGATGGCTGAAATGCTGCGGCGCCAGCATGAAGTGATCGCCATTCTCGATGACCTGACAGCGCTAGCGCCGCGCCCGGGTTTACGCGCCAAGACCGGGGATTTGTTCGATGCCGAACGCGTGAAGCAAAGCGTGGCCGGGAGTTCGGCGGTCATTTGTCTGTTGGATGCACCCGGTTTGCCATTCAATAGCGAGCATGTAGAAAAAACCATCGTGCCGGGCCCTGTCGAACAAGTGCTGGCAGTGGATGCATTGATCGCCGGGATGCAGGCTGCCGGTATTGCCCGGCTGTTTCTGGTGGGCGATTTCGAGGTGCTGGATGATCCGGAGATCGAGGATCAACTGGAACGCCACGCCGCCGAAGAAATCCGCGAGGCGCTGCAAAGCAGTGCGTTGCACTGGACGCTGGTGAACGCGCCGCGTGGGGTGCCGGGGCTGACCATTGAACATTTCAGCCAGGTAAGCAGCAGCCTCGAACCGGGTCTGGCCGAACCGCTCACCCGGTTGAACCGTGTAGCGGTCGGGATTGCCGATGAATTGCACCTGAATTTGCACATTGGTGAGCATGTAAATTTCATTGCGACGTCAGAACCGTAA
- a CDS encoding DOPA 4,5-dioxygenase family protein — MQQVKGYHAHVYFNAGTIELARTLCEQAATLFPVKMGRVHERPVGPHPDWSCQLAFEPQYIGDVLPWLALNRKGLVVFLHPDTGNDLLDHTEHAIWMGAIRPLDLSVF; from the coding sequence ATGCAACAGGTCAAGGGTTACCACGCACATGTCTATTTTAATGCCGGCACTATCGAGCTGGCGCGCACCTTGTGTGAGCAAGCGGCGACGTTATTTCCGGTGAAAATGGGGCGGGTCCACGAACGCCCGGTCGGCCCACACCCGGACTGGAGTTGCCAACTTGCTTTCGAGCCGCAATACATTGGCGACGTGCTGCCCTGGTTGGCACTCAACCGCAAGGGGTTGGTGGTATTTCTGCACCCGGACACCGGTAACGATCTGCTCGACCATACAGAGCACGCAATCTGGATGGGCGCGATTCGTCCGCTGGACCTGTCTGTTTTTTGA
- a CDS encoding GFA family protein, with amino-acid sequence MSELHTGGCHCGQLRYQFSGALHDIAHCHCSICRRVSGAVVTTWITVPASAFQWLTGQPAQYDSSPTCARYFCRHCGAQLALVTQLSADSIDVTIATLDHPEQAPAERHIWTDSRLPWLHLDEHLPSEPEETL; translated from the coding sequence ATGAGCGAACTTCATACGGGCGGCTGCCACTGCGGGCAACTGCGCTATCAATTCAGCGGAGCGTTGCACGACATCGCCCACTGTCATTGTTCAATCTGCCGACGGGTCAGCGGTGCGGTTGTGACCACCTGGATCACCGTGCCGGCATCGGCCTTTCAATGGCTGACCGGGCAGCCGGCGCAGTATGACTCTTCCCCGACCTGCGCCCGATACTTCTGCCGCCACTGTGGCGCGCAGCTGGCGCTGGTGACACAACTCAGTGCGGACAGTATCGACGTGACCATCGCCACGCTCGATCATCCCGAGCAGGCCCCGGCCGAACGCCACATCTGGACTGACAGCCGTCTGCCGTGGCTGCATCTGGATGAGCACTTGCCGTCTGAGCCTGAAGAAACCCTCTGA
- a CDS encoding CitMHS family transporter, translating into MLTFLGFAMVITFMFLIMTKRLSALIALIIIPILFALFGGFAPKIGPMMLEGITKLAPTGVMLMFAILYFALMIDSGLFDPAVRKILKLVKGDPLKVSVGTAVLALVVSLDGDGATTYMICVAAMLPLYSRIGMSPRIMAGLIILAGGVMNMTPWGGPTARAASALHVDPSDIFVPMVPAMLAGVVAILAIAYFYGKRERARLGELHLVGDEIDHSEISVSQFPDARRPKLIWFNGALTLGLMCTLVAGLLPLPVLFMVAFSIAMIVNYPCLQQQKDRVAAHAGSVLAVVGLIFAAGIFTGILSGTGMVDAMSKSLLSVIPDFLGPYLAVITALVSMPFTFFMSNDAFYYGVLPVLAEAASHYGITAVEMARASIVGQPVHLLSPLVPSTYLLVALAGIDFGDHQRFTLKWAVLVCLCILVAALLMGIFPLFSTL; encoded by the coding sequence ATGCTGACTTTCCTTGGCTTTGCCATGGTCATCACGTTCATGTTCCTGATCATGACCAAGCGCCTGTCCGCGCTGATCGCGTTGATCATCATCCCGATCCTGTTTGCCCTGTTCGGTGGGTTCGCGCCGAAGATCGGCCCGATGATGCTCGAAGGCATCACCAAGCTGGCGCCCACCGGCGTGATGCTGATGTTCGCCATTCTCTACTTTGCCCTCATGATCGATTCCGGCCTGTTCGACCCGGCCGTGCGTAAGATCCTCAAGCTGGTCAAGGGCGATCCGCTGAAAGTGTCGGTCGGTACCGCCGTGCTGGCGCTCGTGGTGTCCCTCGATGGTGACGGCGCCACCACTTACATGATCTGCGTGGCCGCCATGCTGCCGCTCTACAGCCGCATCGGCATGAGCCCGCGGATCATGGCCGGTCTGATCATCCTCGCCGGTGGTGTGATGAACATGACCCCATGGGGCGGCCCGACCGCTCGTGCGGCCAGTGCGCTGCACGTCGATCCGTCCGACATCTTTGTGCCGATGGTGCCCGCGATGCTGGCCGGTGTCGTAGCGATCCTGGCGATTGCCTACTTCTACGGTAAACGTGAACGTGCCCGTCTGGGTGAATTGCACCTGGTGGGCGATGAAATCGACCACAGCGAAATCAGCGTTTCCCAGTTCCCGGATGCCCGGCGTCCGAAGCTGATCTGGTTCAACGGCGCCCTGACGCTGGGCCTGATGTGCACCCTCGTCGCCGGCCTGTTGCCGCTGCCCGTGTTGTTCATGGTGGCCTTCAGTATCGCGATGATCGTCAATTACCCGTGCCTGCAACAGCAAAAGGATCGCGTCGCGGCCCACGCCGGTAGCGTGCTTGCCGTGGTCGGTTTGATCTTTGCCGCGGGCATTTTCACCGGTATCCTCTCGGGCACTGGCATGGTCGACGCGATGTCGAAAAGCCTGTTATCGGTAATTCCGGACTTCCTCGGCCCGTACCTGGCCGTAATCACCGCGTTGGTGAGCATGCCGTTCACGTTCTTCATGTCCAACGACGCGTTTTATTATGGCGTGTTACCGGTGCTTGCCGAGGCCGCGAGTCACTACGGAATTACCGCGGTTGAAATGGCACGTGCCTCGATCGTCGGTCAGCCCGTCCACTTGTTGAGCCCGCTGGTACCGTCGACTTACCTGTTGGTGGCCCTGGCCGGTATCGATTTCGGTGATCATCAACGGTTCACCTTGAAGTGGGCAGTGCTGGTTTGCCTGTGCATACTGGTCGCCGCATTGCTGATGGGGATTTTTCCGCTGTTCAGCACTCTATAA
- a CDS encoding TerC family protein — MEWLTNPEIWVAFFTLTALEIVLGIDNIIMISILVSRMPKHMQQRTRIFGLALAMVTRILLLLSITWVMRLTADLLEVFGQGISGRDLILFFGGLFLLWKSSQEMYHALEGEDESGDEPSGKGGNFLYTIIQIAIIDIVFSLDSVITAVGMVSHVPVMVAAIIVAVLVMMVASRTISEFIDKHPSLKMLALSFLLLVGTVLIAESLDVHLPKGYVYFAMAFSLAVETINIKLRTAMAKKRKQTDPVKLRKDIPGQ, encoded by the coding sequence ATGGAATGGCTGACCAACCCTGAAATCTGGGTTGCCTTCTTTACCCTGACCGCCCTGGAAATCGTCCTGGGTATCGATAACATCATCATGATTTCGATCCTGGTCAGCCGCATGCCCAAACACATGCAGCAGCGCACCCGGATTTTCGGCCTGGCCCTGGCCATGGTCACGCGGATTCTGTTGTTGCTGTCGATCACCTGGGTCATGCGCCTCACCGCCGACCTGTTAGAAGTGTTCGGCCAGGGTATCTCCGGGCGCGACCTGATCCTGTTCTTCGGTGGTCTGTTCCTGCTGTGGAAGAGCTCCCAGGAGATGTACCACGCGCTGGAAGGCGAAGATGAAAGCGGCGACGAGCCTTCGGGCAAGGGCGGCAACTTCCTCTACACCATCATCCAGATCGCGATCATCGACATCGTGTTCTCGCTGGACTCGGTGATCACCGCGGTGGGCATGGTTTCCCACGTACCGGTCATGGTTGCAGCGATCATCGTTGCGGTGCTGGTGATGATGGTTGCCTCGCGCACCATCAGCGAGTTCATCGACAAGCACCCTTCGCTGAAAATGCTGGCGCTGTCGTTCCTGTTGCTGGTCGGTACCGTGTTGATTGCCGAGTCTCTGGATGTGCACCTGCCAAAAGGCTACGTCTACTTCGCCATGGCGTTCTCGCTGGCGGTGGAGACGATCAACATCAAGCTGCGTACCGCGATGGCGAAAAAGCGCAAACAGACGGACCCAGTGAAACTGCGCAAGGATATTCCGGGCCAGTAA
- a CDS encoding Na/Pi cotransporter family protein, whose product MLTLLNLLSAVALLIWGTHIVRTGILRVYGSNLRHVIGQNMSRRSLAFISGIVVTAMVQSSNATAMLVTSFVGQGLMALTPALATMLGADVGTALMARVLTLDLSWLSPLLIFLGVIFFLSRKQTRLGQMGRVSIGLGLIILALQLIVESAAPITQAQGVKVIFASLTGDILLDALVGALFAMISYSSLAAVLLTATLAGAGVISLPVAIGLVIGANIGSGILAFLSTSMQNAAGRQVALGSLLYKLIGLLLIIPVLDPLAHWMDGLDFSPQEMVIGFHLLYNTARCLILLPSVGPMARFCAWVLPERPQINGTAKPRHLDPTALVTPSLALANAARETLRIGDLIDNMLEAMLDVLRGKQTAVTQEMRRLTDDVEALYGAIKLYLAQMPREDLSDQDSRRWAEIIELAINLKLASDLIERMLRKVQQQKTSQRRSFSEVGLEELAGLHSQLISNLRLGLSVFLSADKESARQLLREKRRFRAQERRLAHAHVSRLQRKVVQSIETSSLHLELIADMKRLNSLFCSSAYVVLETSDTGALAVDDLADITHSP is encoded by the coding sequence ATGCTCACCCTGCTCAATTTGTTATCAGCCGTAGCCTTGTTGATCTGGGGCACGCACATCGTCCGAACCGGCATCCTGCGGGTCTACGGCTCCAACTTGCGCCACGTCATCGGTCAGAACATGTCCAGGCGCTCGCTGGCATTCATCTCGGGAATCGTGGTGACGGCCATGGTCCAGAGCAGCAATGCCACGGCCATGCTCGTCACCTCCTTTGTCGGTCAGGGCCTGATGGCACTGACCCCTGCCCTGGCGACCATGCTCGGGGCCGACGTGGGGACCGCGCTAATGGCGCGCGTGTTAACCCTGGATTTGTCGTGGCTGTCGCCGCTGCTGATTTTCCTCGGGGTGATTTTCTTCCTGTCCCGCAAACAGACCCGACTGGGGCAAATGGGCCGCGTCAGTATCGGTCTGGGGCTGATCATCCTGGCGCTGCAACTGATCGTCGAATCCGCCGCGCCGATCACCCAGGCCCAGGGGGTGAAAGTGATCTTCGCCTCGCTGACCGGCGACATCCTGCTCGATGCCCTGGTCGGCGCGCTGTTTGCCATGATTTCCTATTCCAGCCTGGCCGCCGTCCTGCTGACGGCGACCCTGGCCGGTGCCGGGGTGATCAGTCTGCCCGTGGCCATCGGCTTGGTGATCGGCGCCAACATTGGCAGCGGCATCCTCGCCTTCCTCAGCACCAGCATGCAGAACGCGGCTGGCCGTCAGGTGGCGTTGGGCAGCCTGCTGTACAAGCTGATCGGCCTGCTGCTGATCATTCCGGTGCTCGATCCCTTGGCGCACTGGATGGATGGCCTGGACTTCAGCCCCCAGGAAATGGTCATCGGCTTCCACCTGCTCTACAACACAGCCCGCTGCCTGATCCTGCTGCCCAGTGTCGGGCCGATGGCCAGGTTCTGTGCATGGGTGCTGCCGGAGCGTCCGCAAATCAACGGCACCGCCAAACCACGACATCTTGACCCGACCGCGTTGGTCACCCCCAGCCTGGCGCTGGCCAACGCCGCCCGGGAAACCCTGCGCATCGGCGACCTGATCGACAACATGCTTGAAGCCATGCTCGACGTGCTGCGCGGCAAGCAAACCGCCGTCACCCAGGAAATGCGTCGCCTGACCGATGATGTGGAGGCGCTCTACGGCGCCATCAAGCTCTATCTGGCGCAAATGCCCCGGGAGGACCTCAGCGACCAGGACAGTCGGCGCTGGGCGGAAATCATCGAGCTGGCGATCAATCTCAAACTCGCCAGCGACCTGATCGAGCGCATGTTGCGCAAGGTCCAGCAGCAGAAAACCTCGCAGCGGCGGTCTTTTTCCGAGGTCGGGCTGGAAGAATTGGCCGGGCTCCACAGCCAGTTGATTTCCAACTTGCGACTCGGGTTGTCGGTGTTCCTCAGCGCCGATAAGGAAAGTGCCCGCCAGTTGCTGCGTGAGAAACGTCGCTTTCGCGCCCAGGAGCGCCGTCTGGCCCATGCTCACGTCAGTCGATTGCAACGCAAGGTCGTGCAGAGTATCGAGACCAGTTCGCTGCATCTGGAGTTGATTGCGGACATGAAGCGGCTGAACTCGCTGTTCTGCAGTAGCGCTTATGTGGTGCTGGAGACCTCGGACACCGGCGCGCTGGCTGTCGACGATTTGGCAGACATCACGCATTCGCCTTGA
- a CDS encoding M16 family metallopeptidase translates to MRCLLFACLLLGSFPSFALDRFQVEGYTLPNGLQLLLKPGTERGHVAIRLVVGVGIDDFSCADKGLPHLLEHLLFSGIDATGEGGLEERMQALGGEWNAFTSNADTTFVIEAPAKNQRKVLDLLLALLTQTRIDDNSINAAKQVVEREEGGHYTHLQRWLDRQDLGHTASNQLAVELGLKCPERPEVDYLTREQLEAVRKTWYAPNNMTLIVVGDLDRLLPAYLERTYGALEAVEPSDHPPLPDIKTSAAHERTLNHGFVGGAAKLHWLVPEPVQDDRHDQTFDLLKDYLDWALYRQLRLTHGLSYGPSAEREVFGGVGFMSLNADLDRDDVPEAKQVLDELKARLLKDGLDADTFNRLKQAAIARQAWAVQGNSALADYYWSALASYGDGRFADPAKELRGVTLAEVNKAMRELLLQPGYLRIEKPLMSDDQFMWSIAGVMGLMVLGLLGWRIHRRR, encoded by the coding sequence ATGCGTTGCCTGTTGTTCGCCTGTCTGTTACTCGGTTCATTCCCTTCATTTGCCCTGGACCGCTTCCAGGTTGAAGGCTATACCCTGCCCAACGGCCTGCAATTGCTGCTCAAGCCCGGCACTGAACGCGGGCATGTGGCGATTCGCCTGGTGGTCGGCGTCGGAATCGATGATTTCAGTTGTGCAGACAAGGGGCTGCCGCACCTGCTCGAGCACTTGCTGTTCAGCGGCATCGATGCCACTGGCGAAGGCGGCCTGGAGGAACGCATGCAGGCCCTGGGCGGCGAGTGGAACGCGTTCACCAGCAATGCCGACACGACATTCGTCATCGAGGCCCCGGCGAAAAACCAGCGCAAGGTCCTCGATCTGCTGTTGGCGCTGCTGACCCAGACCCGAATCGACGACAACTCGATCAATGCCGCCAAACAAGTGGTCGAGCGCGAAGAAGGTGGCCACTACACTCACCTGCAACGCTGGCTGGACCGCCAGGACCTGGGCCATACGGCGAGTAATCAGCTGGCCGTGGAGCTGGGCCTCAAATGCCCTGAGCGGCCAGAGGTCGATTACCTGACTCGCGAACAACTGGAGGCGGTGCGCAAGACTTGGTACGCACCCAACAACATGACCCTGATCGTGGTCGGCGACCTCGACCGCTTGCTGCCGGCTTATCTGGAGCGGACCTATGGTGCGCTTGAGGCGGTCGAGCCTAGCGACCACCCGCCCCTGCCGGACATCAAGACCAGCGCCGCCCATGAGCGCACGCTGAATCATGGTTTCGTCGGCGGTGCCGCCAAGTTGCACTGGCTGGTGCCCGAGCCGGTGCAGGACGATCGGCACGATCAGACCTTCGACCTGCTCAAGGACTATCTGGACTGGGCGCTCTATCGTCAATTGCGCCTGACCCATGGTTTGTCCTACGGCCCCTCCGCCGAACGCGAGGTGTTTGGCGGCGTGGGCTTCATGAGCCTGAACGCGGACCTCGACCGCGATGACGTGCCTGAAGCCAAACAGGTGCTGGATGAGTTGAAGGCCCGCTTGCTCAAGGACGGGCTGGATGCCGATACCTTCAACCGTCTCAAGCAGGCCGCCATCGCCCGCCAGGCCTGGGCAGTGCAAGGCAACAGCGCACTGGCCGATTATTACTGGAGTGCCCTTGCGAGCTATGGGGACGGCCGTTTCGCTGACCCGGCCAAGGAACTGCGAGGGGTGACGCTGGCAGAGGTGAACAAGGCCATGCGTGAATTGCTGCTGCAACCGGGCTATCTGCGGATCGAAAAACCGTTGATGAGCGATGACCAGTTCATGTGGTCGATTGCCGGGGTGATGGGGTTGATGGTCTTGGGCTTGCTGGGCTGGCGAATCCATCGCAGACGCTAA
- a CDS encoding DUF5924 family protein: MPTLTLFVQRILALMKRYPGVIALGGFISGVGSFMLVDRQQGLATWITIIMLISWIWLMLENSLTKLFARIFNREIPRPLLRYATQMIHQESLFFVLPFFFITTTWNSGQLFFTGMLCIAALISIIDPLYYKWLAPRRWAFLALHTLTLFAALLTALPVILHLTTSQSFKLALGTAVVLSFPSLASIFPIRTLRNALAILSITVGIGGVGWVLRSWVPPATLWMTDVAISTQMQDRTPGASLDEVSAEQIRGGGLYAYTAINAPRGLDERIYHVWQFNGKEVDRIALDIHGGRKEGYRAWTHKQNFPGNPAGKWQVRVLTEDGQLIGVLRFKITDSTPVKEK, encoded by the coding sequence ATGCCTACCCTGACCCTTTTCGTACAGCGCATCCTGGCATTGATGAAGCGCTACCCGGGTGTCATTGCGCTTGGCGGTTTCATTTCGGGGGTCGGCAGCTTCATGCTGGTGGATCGCCAGCAAGGCCTGGCGACGTGGATCACCATCATCATGCTGATCAGCTGGATCTGGCTGATGCTGGAAAACAGCCTGACCAAGCTGTTCGCCAGGATATTCAACCGCGAAATCCCCCGGCCTCTGCTGCGTTACGCCACGCAGATGATCCACCAGGAAAGCCTGTTTTTCGTCCTGCCCTTCTTTTTCATCACCACCACCTGGAACAGCGGCCAGTTATTCTTTACCGGGATGCTGTGCATTGCCGCACTGATTTCCATCATCGACCCGCTCTACTACAAATGGCTGGCACCACGACGCTGGGCATTCCTGGCGCTGCATACCCTGACGTTGTTCGCGGCACTGCTGACCGCCCTGCCCGTCATCCTGCACCTGACCACCTCCCAAAGTTTCAAACTGGCCCTGGGCACTGCGGTCGTGCTGTCGTTCCCGAGCCTGGCGTCGATCTTCCCGATCAGAACCTTGCGCAATGCGTTGGCCATCCTGAGTATCACCGTGGGTATCGGTGGCGTGGGTTGGGTACTGCGCTCGTGGGTGCCGCCGGCAACGCTGTGGATGACCGATGTGGCCATCAGCACGCAAATGCAGGACCGCACCCCCGGCGCCAGCCTCGATGAAGTCAGCGCCGAGCAGATTCGCGGCGGCGGTCTGTACGCCTACACCGCGATCAATGCGCCGCGCGGTCTGGACGAGCGGATTTATCACGTCTGGCAGTTCAACGGCAAAGAGGTCGACCGCATCGCCCTGGATATTCACGGCGGGCGCAAGGAAGGCTACCGGGCCTGGACCCACAAACAGAATTTCCCCGGCAACCCTGCGGGCAAGTGGCAGGTTCGGGTGTTGACCGAAGACGGCCAGTTGATCGGGGTGTTGCGTTTCAAGATCACCGACAGCACACCGGTCAAAGAAAAGTAA
- a CDS encoding ABC transporter permease produces the protein MSSSTMAGNARLDTSDTPAQLQITGDWTLAHYADLKRQSEQLHGRYDDSTHIDLNGLGALDTAGASLLVELLGSERLGKSAEHPDCTLSSADRALLQTVYCSLTDFCVPVKEPQTSVGIQLLTRIGRAVATVWQDTLQLLGFVGLILETMARGLFRPKRWRLTPMVAHIEQTGLDAAPIVALLTFLVGAVVAFLGATVLASFGASIFTVDLVAFSFLREFGVLLTAILMAGRTASAFTAQIGSMKANEEIDAIRTLGLDPMELLVVPRVLALLVALPMLTFLAMLSGIIGGGVVCAVSLDISPAMFLSLLQTDIGVQHFLVGIVKAPIFAFLIAAIGCLEGFKVSGSAESVGAHTTSSVVQSIFVVIVLDAVAALFFMEMGW, from the coding sequence ATGAGCAGCAGCACAATGGCCGGCAATGCCCGACTGGACACCTCTGACACCCCTGCTCAATTGCAGATTACGGGTGACTGGACGCTCGCCCATTACGCCGATCTCAAGCGCCAGAGCGAACAGCTGCACGGCCGCTACGACGACAGCACCCACATTGACCTTAACGGCCTCGGCGCGCTCGATACCGCCGGTGCATCGTTACTGGTGGAGCTGCTGGGGTCCGAACGTCTTGGCAAGTCTGCCGAGCATCCCGATTGCACCCTGTCCTCTGCCGACCGCGCCCTGTTGCAAACCGTCTATTGCTCGCTGACCGACTTCTGCGTTCCGGTCAAGGAGCCGCAAACCAGCGTCGGCATTCAACTGCTGACCCGCATCGGCCGCGCGGTGGCAACGGTCTGGCAGGACACCCTGCAACTGCTGGGCTTCGTCGGCCTAATCCTGGAAACCATGGCCCGCGGCCTGTTTCGCCCCAAGCGCTGGCGCCTGACGCCGATGGTGGCGCACATCGAACAGACCGGCCTGGATGCTGCGCCCATCGTCGCCCTGTTGACCTTTCTGGTGGGTGCCGTGGTGGCATTTCTCGGGGCGACGGTGCTGGCGAGTTTCGGCGCGAGTATTTTTACCGTGGACCTGGTGGCGTTCTCTTTCCTGCGCGAATTCGGTGTGTTGCTGACCGCGATCCTGATGGCCGGGCGCACCGCCAGTGCATTCACTGCGCAAATTGGCTCGATGAAGGCCAACGAAGAAATCGACGCCATCCGGACCCTGGGTCTGGACCCGATGGAACTGCTGGTGGTGCCGCGCGTCCTGGCGCTGCTGGTGGCGCTGCCGATGTTGACGTTCCTGGCGATGCTGTCGGGGATTATCGGTGGCGGCGTGGTCTGCGCGGTGTCGCTGGATATTTCACCGGCGATGTTCCTGTCGCTGCTGCAAACCGATATCGGCGTTCAGCATTTTCTGGTGGGGATCGTCAAAGCGCCAATCTTCGCGTTTCTCATCGCCGCGATTGGTTGCCTTGAGGGCTTCAAGGTCAGCGGCAGCGCCGAATCTGTCGGCGCCCACACCACGTCGAGTGTGGTCCAGTCGATTTTCGTGGTCATCGTGCTCGACGCCGTTGCCGCACTGTTTTTCATGGAGATGGGCTGGTGA
- a CDS encoding ABC transporter ATP-binding protein: protein MSRIPRAPTEAVIEVRGLCNRFGSQSVHEGLDLDLYKGEILAVVGGSGSGKSVLLRSIVGLRQPSEGEVKVFGKNLPTLAEHERSLVERRFGVLFQKGALFSSLTVTENVALPLIEHAGLSRDDAEHLAAVKLALSGLPLSAADKYPASLSGGMIKRAALARALALDPDILFLDEPTAGLDPIGAAAFDQLILTLRDALGLSVFLVTHDLDTLYTITDRVAVLAQKKVLVADAIDVVSETDDAWIHEYFHGPRGRAALTAANQLNEA from the coding sequence GTGAGTCGAATACCCCGAGCGCCCACCGAGGCGGTGATCGAAGTCCGTGGGCTGTGCAATCGTTTTGGCAGCCAGAGTGTGCACGAGGGCCTGGACCTGGACTTGTACAAGGGCGAGATCCTCGCCGTGGTGGGCGGTTCCGGTAGCGGTAAATCGGTGCTGCTGCGCAGTATTGTCGGTTTGCGTCAGCCCAGTGAAGGCGAGGTAAAAGTCTTCGGCAAGAACCTGCCGACGCTGGCCGAACATGAGCGCTCGCTGGTCGAACGGCGCTTTGGCGTGCTGTTTCAGAAAGGCGCCCTGTTCTCTTCGCTGACCGTGACCGAGAACGTGGCCTTGCCCCTGATCGAGCATGCTGGACTGAGCCGCGACGACGCCGAGCATCTGGCGGCGGTGAAGCTTGCCCTGTCGGGGCTGCCGCTGTCGGCGGCGGACAAATACCCTGCTTCGCTGTCCGGCGGCATGATCAAGCGTGCGGCGCTGGCCCGGGCGTTGGCGCTGGACCCGGACATCCTGTTTCTCGACGAACCCACCGCCGGCCTCGATCCGATCGGTGCGGCGGCGTTCGATCAATTGATCCTGACCCTGCGCGATGCCCTGGGCTTGAGCGTGTTTCTGGTGACCCACGACCTCGACACCCTCTACACCATCACCGACCGGGTCGCCGTGCTGGCGCAGAAGAAAGTGCTGGTGGCCGATGCCATCGATGTCGTTTCGGAAACAGACGATGCGTGGATTCACGAATACTTCCATGGCCCTCGCGGCCGCGCGGCGCTGACCGCCGCTAACCAGCTAAACGAGGCCTGA